A stretch of Bacillota bacterium DNA encodes these proteins:
- a CDS encoding AbrB/MazE/SpoVT family DNA-binding domain-containing protein — translation MKSTGIVRKVDELGRVVIPIELRRTLQIAEKDALEIYVDGEKIILKKYEPACIFCGNADNVRSFHEKNICKDCLEEMKHVS, via the coding sequence ATGAAGTCTACGGGCATCGTCAGGAAAGTGGACGAGCTCGGCCGGGTCGTCATCCCTATCGAGCTCAGGCGCACCCTCCAAATCGCTGAGAAGGACGCGCTTGAGATCTACGTTGATGGCGAAAAGATCATACTCAAGAAGTACGAGCCCGCCTGCATCTTCTGCGGGAATGCCGACAACGTTCGCAGCTTCCATGAGAAGAACATCTGCAAAGACTGCCTGGAAGAAATGAAACACGTGTCATAA
- a CDS encoding ABC transporter permease, with the protein MSRIFGANGIMVRVLYFASPALILLIWEIMARLKWVDVRLFSAPSLILRSFIPIAASGELSMHILVSAERIVLGFLIGSLAGVILGLLMGLFPPIRAALGPMVAATFPIPKLAIMPLILLVFGLGETSKVVTIAVGVFYLVLINTMTGVLNIDKIYLDVAKSFGASKRDFYLTVALPGALPMIFAGLKLGMGTALLLIVAAELSAAKAGVGYMIWRAYDMFDIERMFVGLINISLLGYIFSNLLDLLERVIIPWKGR; encoded by the coding sequence ATGTCGCGTATCTTCGGGGCGAATGGCATCATGGTGAGGGTGCTCTATTTCGCCTCACCTGCCCTGATCCTATTAATCTGGGAGATCATGGCCAGGCTCAAGTGGGTCGACGTAAGACTCTTCTCCGCCCCGTCGCTCATCTTGAGATCATTCATCCCGATTGCGGCATCAGGCGAATTATCCATGCACATCCTGGTAAGCGCAGAGAGGATAGTGCTCGGCTTTTTGATCGGAAGTCTGGCTGGCGTAATTCTCGGGCTTCTCATGGGTCTTTTCCCGCCTATACGGGCAGCGCTAGGTCCAATGGTGGCAGCTACTTTCCCTATACCCAAACTCGCTATAATGCCGCTGATACTACTGGTCTTCGGCCTTGGCGAGACATCCAAAGTTGTTACTATTGCAGTAGGCGTCTTTTACCTTGTCTTGATAAATACCATGACCGGGGTGCTCAATATAGATAAGATCTACCTCGATGTGGCAAAAAGCTTTGGGGCCAGTAAGAGAGACTTCTATCTCACAGTGGCGCTGCCTGGTGCGCTGCCCATGATTTTCGCCGGTCTCAAACTCGGGATGGGCACGGCCCTTTTGTTGATTGTGGCGGCAGAATTGTCCGCCGCCAAGGCAGGCGTTGGGTATATGATCTGGCGGGCCTACGACATGTTCGATATTGAAAGAATGTTCGTAGGCCTCATAAACATATCACTTCTTGGGTATATTTTCTCTAACCTCCTAGACTTACTTGAGAGGGTCATCATCCCTTGGAAAGGGAGATAA
- a CDS encoding type II toxin-antitoxin system VapC family toxin, which translates to MTPLDSMPIGQVMNWMQNEIFVDTGAWIAISDGSDRYHAAAKAIYPQLLSRHRLVTTNLVLSETYILLRKGLGANPALRFLSLVRSSPRIMVAYSTEELEQRAEGFLRKYGDHPLSYTDAVSFTLMEDRGITKAFAFDRHFQIAGFQILPGNS; encoded by the coding sequence ATGACACCGCTGGATTCGATGCCCATCGGGCAGGTGATGAATTGGATGCAGAATGAGATCTTCGTTGACACCGGAGCGTGGATCGCTATATCTGACGGGAGTGATCGCTATCATGCGGCCGCAAAGGCGATCTACCCGCAGTTGCTCTCACGTCACCGACTTGTGACCACAAACCTCGTGCTTTCTGAAACCTATATTCTTCTCAGGAAGGGATTGGGTGCTAACCCTGCCTTGCGCTTTCTGTCCCTAGTCCGGAGCAGTCCGCGCATAATGGTTGCCTACTCAACTGAGGAGCTGGAGCAAAGGGCGGAAGGTTTCCTGAGAAAATATGGGGATCACCCATTGAGTTACACGGATGCAGTTAGCTTTACCCTGATGGAGGATCGTGGAATAACAAAGGCCTTTGCTTTTGATCGCCATTTTCAGATCGCCGGATTTCAGATCTTGCCTGGCAATAGCTGA
- the rsmI gene encoding 16S rRNA (cytidine(1402)-2'-O)-methyltransferase yields the protein MSEDSDSPCLPGTLYVCGTPIGNLGDITRRAVETLSSVDAVLAEDTRVTRKLLSYLNISKPIISYHEHNKDERNPEILKMLKSGKSLALVSDAGMPGISDPGADLVRFLRQEGIHIVCIPGPSALTSALSISGFRAGSFCFKGFLPRKGKGRDVILKEMAEDPGVIVLYDSPFRVVKTLCDLRDALGKDREAVVARELTKLHEEIVAGTLETLAGIFESRAREGRIRGEFVIIVGPREKYGRLLDNSGHAAGEVSEADRDAGEDAEGVELARRLMESGVSLRDAVRQVAQQTGISRRQLYQRVISFIASKRDS from the coding sequence ATGAGTGAAGATTCAGACAGCCCCTGCCTTCCAGGAACCTTGTATGTGTGCGGCACCCCGATTGGAAACCTGGGGGATATAACGCGAAGAGCCGTAGAAACTCTATCATCTGTTGATGCTGTGCTCGCCGAGGATACCCGCGTCACAAGGAAGCTTCTATCTTATTTGAATATAAGCAAACCAATCATAAGTTATCACGAGCATAATAAGGATGAGAGAAATCCGGAGATCCTGAAGATGCTCAAATCCGGCAAGTCTCTGGCTTTGGTTTCTGATGCGGGGATGCCGGGCATTTCTGACCCTGGGGCCGATCTTGTACGCTTCTTGCGACAGGAAGGAATACACATAGTTTGCATTCCTGGCCCGTCTGCGCTGACCTCTGCGCTTTCCATATCAGGTTTTCGCGCGGGGAGTTTTTGCTTTAAAGGATTCTTGCCAAGGAAAGGCAAAGGCCGCGATGTCATATTGAAGGAGATGGCGGAAGACCCGGGGGTCATCGTGCTATATGATTCTCCTTTCAGGGTCGTGAAGACTCTTTGCGATTTGCGAGACGCCCTCGGGAAGGATCGCGAGGCTGTGGTAGCGCGTGAGCTAACAAAGTTGCATGAAGAGATCGTCGCTGGAACTCTGGAAACCCTCGCAGGGATTTTTGAATCCAGAGCACGGGAGGGCCGGATCCGCGGTGAGTTTGTTATAATAGTGGGTCCTAGGGAAAAATATGGGCGCCTGCTGGATAACTCTGGACACGCGGCCGGTGAAGTCTCAGAAGCAGATAGAGATGCGGGAGAAGACGCGGAGGGAGTGGAACTGGCGCGAAGGCTGATGGAATCCGGAGTAAGCCTCAGGGATGCTGTAAGACAGGTGGCACAACAAACGGGCATTTCTCGCAGGCAGCTTTACCAGAGGGTCATATCGTTTATTGCTTCCAAGAGGGATTCGTAG
- a CDS encoding ABC transporter substrate-binding protein, whose translation MFTIKRRALLMRLASCIVMLASLLSIGSSDLMASDGKLAPLRPEVVVTVGMKRAPSDCGLLIGSYKGYYKELGIRLEEIQFNTGQDMINLLGSGQLDVGCTVTAAGLFNAILRGIPIKIVADKGTNVPGLGYYRLVIRKDLAGKIKDAKDLRGRKVAIVGTASLDEIALDRCLNSGGLTTKDVDLQIIRSFPDILAALSNGSIDAGMVIEPFVAQGAEKGIIDRWKDPSEYDPHAQTAILVFGPSMASKPEVAKRFMVAYLKALRDYNDAFFKNKGKDEIVKILAETSTVRDPKVYEKMFPVGLNPNGYVRMKGVQMDLDWYKAHGLLKGELKAEDVVDNQYCDFAVSVLGEYK comes from the coding sequence ATGTTCACGATAAAGAGACGCGCATTGTTGATGCGTCTCGCGTCCTGCATTGTAATGTTGGCTTCGCTGCTTTCTATTGGGTCCTCAGACCTTATGGCATCTGATGGCAAGCTCGCTCCACTTCGCCCTGAAGTGGTTGTCACTGTAGGGATGAAAAGAGCGCCTTCAGATTGTGGCCTTCTGATCGGGAGTTACAAAGGGTATTACAAAGAGCTTGGAATTCGGCTGGAAGAGATCCAATTCAACACAGGCCAGGATATGATCAACCTCCTCGGGTCCGGTCAGCTTGATGTGGGGTGCACTGTAACAGCGGCCGGGCTGTTCAACGCGATTTTAAGGGGAATCCCCATAAAGATCGTGGCAGATAAGGGCACGAATGTCCCTGGCCTTGGCTACTATCGCCTGGTCATCCGGAAAGACCTTGCCGGAAAGATCAAAGATGCCAAAGATCTTCGCGGCAGAAAAGTGGCAATCGTAGGCACAGCTTCCCTGGACGAGATTGCCTTAGACCGCTGCCTCAATTCAGGCGGTTTGACCACTAAAGATGTAGACCTTCAAATCATACGCTCATTCCCGGATATCCTCGCCGCCCTGAGCAATGGAAGTATCGATGCAGGGATGGTCATCGAACCATTTGTAGCGCAAGGGGCTGAAAAAGGCATAATCGACCGTTGGAAAGATCCGTCAGAATACGACCCGCATGCTCAGACAGCAATTCTCGTCTTTGGCCCAAGTATGGCGTCGAAACCTGAAGTGGCAAAGCGTTTCATGGTGGCCTATTTGAAAGCCCTCCGTGACTATAACGACGCATTTTTCAAAAACAAGGGAAAGGATGAGATCGTCAAGATCCTTGCTGAGACATCGACTGTAAGAGACCCTAAAGTCTATGAAAAGATGTTCCCTGTAGGCTTGAATCCAAATGGATATGTAAGGATGAAAGGAGTCCAGATGGATCTTGATTGGTATAAGGCTCATGGACTCCTGAAGGGGGAACTCAAAGCCGAAGATGTCGTAGATAACCAGTATTGTGATTTCGCAGTAAGTGTGCTGGGTGAGTATAAGTAG
- a CDS encoding GAF domain-containing protein, translating to MCEAISSTLDLDEALDAIVKTTVNLLGLKAGSIRLLDPGGRFLEISAASGLSDEYLSKGPVRVERSPIDQEALQGKIVYVPDITVEPRVQYPEEMAREGIKSVICVPLSLKDHFLGVLRGYTGEIRHFSDDEIEILLVLANQGAIAIRNSRLSHRIRIISSLAFEMASSREHSEILNLIVQAVSDGLGVKASSLRLLDRFGERLTVSAAYGLSDEYLQKGPVDLEKSLLDYDVVTRRRPVIVRDATADERFHYRDEAEHEGIRAVLCVPLIIHDRVIGVLRAYDRMARDFAPDEIDFLSSLANLVAVAIENARLSRMARERYHTLS from the coding sequence ATGTGTGAGGCAATATCATCCACCCTGGATCTAGATGAGGCTTTGGACGCGATTGTAAAGACTACTGTCAATTTGTTGGGACTCAAGGCGGGTTCCATTAGGCTTTTAGATCCCGGCGGGCGGTTTCTCGAGATTTCCGCCGCTTCTGGCCTGAGTGATGAATACCTTTCCAAAGGCCCCGTGCGGGTAGAAAGAAGTCCCATTGATCAGGAAGCTCTTCAAGGGAAGATCGTCTATGTTCCTGATATTACCGTCGAGCCCAGGGTTCAATACCCCGAGGAAATGGCACGAGAAGGCATCAAGTCGGTGATTTGCGTCCCTCTATCACTCAAGGATCACTTTCTTGGAGTCTTGAGAGGGTACACAGGAGAGATTCGCCATTTCAGCGACGATGAGATTGAGATTCTCCTGGTTCTTGCAAATCAAGGAGCTATCGCTATCCGCAACTCCCGGCTTTCCCATAGAATTAGGATCATTTCCTCTCTTGCCTTTGAAATGGCATCATCGCGTGAGCATTCGGAGATCCTCAATTTGATAGTTCAGGCTGTTTCTGATGGTCTTGGGGTAAAGGCATCTTCCCTGAGACTTCTTGACCGTTTTGGCGAACGATTGACTGTGAGTGCGGCCTATGGCCTTTCCGATGAGTATCTTCAGAAGGGTCCAGTTGATCTGGAAAAGAGTCTTCTCGATTATGATGTTGTGACCCGACGGAGGCCTGTAATTGTCAGAGATGCCACCGCTGATGAGCGTTTCCATTACAGGGACGAGGCAGAGCATGAAGGCATCCGCGCAGTCTTGTGTGTGCCGCTCATCATCCATGACCGGGTAATCGGCGTGCTCCGGGCTTATGACAGAATGGCGAGAGATTTTGCCCCTGATGAGATTGATTTTCTCTCTTCCCTCGCGAATCTCGTGGCTGTAGCGATAGAAAATGCCAGGCTATCCAGGATGGCAAGGGAGAGGTATCATACTCTGAGCTGA
- a CDS encoding stage 0 sporulation family protein has protein sequence MQTVVGVRFKKVGKIYYFDPGDLDPHIGDSVIVETARGLEFGEVVVEPKQVDEQEIVQPLRKVIRIAGPDDLTKLRENKLKEKRAFDLCLQKILIHGLPMKLVDVECAFDNSKMTFYFTAEGRVDFRELVKDLAATFKTRIELRQIGVRDEAKMVGGLGPCGRPLCCASFLGDFEPVSIRMAKEQDLPLNPMKISGICGRLMCCLKYESGVYRELRQNLPQVGSEVQTKEGKGKVVGINILRQKVKVQLFEDERTVEFNANEVIRKGPNRAFETNSRQVQAAGPGVPAKAGGAESPGEEDTEVGNVGDDEGLAPIADGEDIDSSGDSGRAEGIETGNGQPEGENRVGSDE, from the coding sequence ATGCAGACAGTTGTGGGGGTAAGATTTAAAAAGGTTGGGAAGATATACTATTTTGATCCTGGCGATTTGGATCCTCATATTGGAGACTCAGTCATCGTCGAGACTGCCAGAGGCCTTGAATTTGGGGAAGTCGTAGTGGAACCCAAGCAGGTAGACGAGCAGGAGATCGTTCAGCCCTTGCGCAAGGTAATCAGGATCGCTGGACCGGATGACCTGACGAAGCTTCGAGAGAATAAGCTCAAGGAGAAACGGGCTTTCGACCTATGTCTTCAGAAGATCCTGATCCATGGGCTGCCCATGAAATTGGTGGATGTGGAATGCGCTTTTGATAATAGCAAGATGACATTCTACTTCACGGCAGAGGGCCGCGTAGATTTCCGGGAACTGGTGAAAGATCTTGCGGCCACGTTCAAGACTCGGATAGAGCTTCGTCAAATTGGGGTCAGAGATGAAGCCAAAATGGTGGGCGGGCTTGGGCCATGCGGAAGGCCGCTTTGCTGCGCATCTTTTCTGGGCGACTTTGAGCCGGTATCTATCAGGATGGCCAAAGAGCAGGATCTTCCATTGAATCCAATGAAGATCTCAGGAATATGCGGCAGGCTCATGTGCTGTCTAAAATATGAATCCGGCGTGTATCGCGAATTGCGTCAGAATCTTCCTCAGGTTGGCTCTGAGGTTCAGACAAAGGAAGGGAAGGGCAAGGTCGTCGGCATAAATATCCTGCGCCAGAAGGTCAAGGTCCAACTATTTGAAGATGAAAGGACTGTCGAGTTCAACGCGAATGAGGTTATAAGGAAGGGACCTAACAGAGCTTTTGAAACTAATTCCAGGCAGGTTCAGGCTGCTGGCCCGGGAGTTCCTGCGAAGGCGGGAGGCGCAGAAAGCCCTGGTGAAGAAGATACCGAGGTCGGCAATGTCGGTGATGATGAGGGTTTGGCCCCGATTGCAGATGGTGAGGATATTGATTCATCCGGCGACTCAGGACGCGCGGAAGGCATCGAGACAGGTAATGGCCAGCCGGAGGGAGAGAACCGGGTTGGATCAGATGAGTGA
- a CDS encoding ABC transporter ATP-binding protein — protein sequence MGKSNPTSGVRPLSETIHLPAGTKIVVRDVSKVFKTRSGEVEALRQVSFTVREGEFICIVGPSGCGKTTLLRILAGLERQTSGKVYIVASRTRSRENSAGLQSGNQSYPQAHSEIDDNQGLESILDLAGPGPLTSVVFQEQSVFPWLTVRQNVEYGLRVRGVPRETRRRVADYYIQMIGLGKFAGAYPHQLSGGMKQRTSVARAFANNPEILLLDEPFGALDEQNRVLLQQELLRIWEGSRKTAIFITHSIDEALILGDRVLVMTARPGTVKAVIDVNLPRPRKVTKLKSQPEFLELFNCIWEQLSEEVLKAREAERTGKGRPRRWL from the coding sequence ATGGGAAAAAGCAATCCAACCTCCGGTGTCCGCCCCTTGTCTGAGACGATCCACCTTCCAGCTGGCACTAAAATAGTCGTGCGGGATGTATCCAAGGTTTTCAAGACCCGTTCTGGCGAGGTGGAAGCGCTAAGGCAGGTCTCTTTTACAGTTCGGGAAGGGGAATTCATATGCATTGTCGGGCCTAGCGGATGCGGCAAGACGACACTGCTTCGCATCCTCGCCGGACTTGAGCGTCAGACATCTGGGAAAGTCTACATTGTAGCATCTCGAACCCGATCGCGAGAGAATTCAGCTGGCCTTCAGTCCGGCAACCAATCTTACCCCCAGGCTCATAGTGAGATAGATGATAACCAAGGCTTAGAGAGCATTCTTGACTTAGCTGGTCCCGGTCCTCTGACTTCTGTGGTTTTCCAGGAGCAATCTGTTTTCCCATGGCTCACTGTGAGGCAGAATGTGGAATATGGCTTGAGGGTGAGAGGGGTTCCCAGGGAGACGCGGCGCCGCGTGGCTGATTACTATATTCAAATGATAGGTCTTGGGAAATTCGCCGGCGCTTATCCTCACCAGCTTTCAGGGGGAATGAAGCAGCGGACCAGCGTGGCGAGAGCCTTTGCCAATAACCCTGAGATCCTCCTGCTAGACGAACCCTTTGGGGCCCTTGACGAGCAGAATCGCGTTCTATTGCAGCAGGAATTATTGCGGATCTGGGAAGGCTCGCGAAAGACTGCCATATTCATCACTCACAGCATCGACGAGGCATTGATCCTAGGCGATCGTGTACTCGTCATGACAGCAAGACCAGGGACCGTCAAGGCAGTCATCGATGTGAATCTTCCGCGGCCGAGGAAGGTGACAAAACTCAAAAGCCAGCCAGAATTTCTTGAGCTTTTCAATTGCATATGGGAGCAGCTCTCTGAGGAAGTATTAAAGGCCAGAGAGGCTGAGAGAACTGGAAAAGGTCGCCCAAGGAGATGGCTTTAG
- the holB gene encoding DNA polymerase III subunit delta' has product MFRCDIIGQGEAISVLDGAISSGHIAHAYLFVGPDGVGKRTCAMEFGKALLCELAGKAAPEVAIPCNRCNSCRAVTAGNHPNEMIISPDGASIKIDQVRNLQKEASLKAWDSKWRVWIFEDADRMTEEAANSLLKTLEDPPPSTVIVLVAISTSNLLPTIVSRCQIVRFGRVASSEIEMILKQKLDLPDEASRIYSVLADGAPGRALALAGGQEEDIRKRSLELTRIVGTQDTLEMLRFSSEFPADRDSVSEIFTMWITWYRDILILKVTDNPNLLLNMDSKRVLSGWIDRYSVDQLIEAIQIIQASCEALRQNVNVRLCVDSTLLRLNRLLARGDSPFYADSCGGKI; this is encoded by the coding sequence TTGTTTCGTTGCGATATAATAGGACAGGGGGAAGCCATATCTGTGCTGGATGGCGCCATTTCCTCGGGCCATATTGCCCATGCATATCTTTTCGTCGGCCCGGATGGGGTAGGCAAGAGGACATGCGCCATGGAATTCGGGAAGGCCCTCCTCTGCGAATTGGCGGGAAAAGCCGCGCCAGAGGTTGCCATCCCATGCAACAGGTGCAATTCATGTCGGGCAGTCACTGCTGGCAACCACCCAAATGAGATGATCATTTCGCCTGATGGTGCCTCTATAAAGATTGACCAGGTTCGGAATCTGCAAAAGGAGGCGAGTTTGAAGGCCTGGGATAGCAAATGGCGCGTTTGGATATTCGAAGATGCGGATAGGATGACAGAAGAGGCGGCAAATTCACTTTTGAAGACCCTTGAAGACCCTCCGCCGAGCACGGTCATAGTGCTCGTGGCTATCAGTACATCCAACCTTCTACCTACTATTGTTTCAAGATGCCAGATAGTACGATTTGGACGGGTTGCTTCAAGTGAGATAGAGATGATATTGAAGCAGAAACTGGATTTACCTGATGAGGCCAGCCGGATCTATTCCGTCCTTGCTGATGGAGCTCCAGGCAGAGCGCTCGCCCTTGCTGGTGGGCAGGAGGAAGATATAAGGAAAAGGTCCCTGGAACTCACGCGAATTGTCGGGACTCAAGATACCCTTGAAATGCTGAGGTTTTCATCGGAATTTCCAGCTGATAGGGATTCTGTAAGCGAGATTTTCACGATGTGGATCACCTGGTATCGTGATATACTTATCTTGAAGGTAACGGACAATCCAAATTTGTTGCTCAATATGGATAGCAAGAGGGTTTTGTCTGGATGGATAGATAGGTATTCTGTTGATCAATTGATAGAGGCTATACAGATAATCCAAGCATCCTGCGAGGCGCTGCGGCAGAACGTAAATGTAAGGCTTTGTGTTGATTCGACGCTTCTGCGATTGAACAGGTTGCTCGCGAGAGGAGATTCACCTTTTTATGCAGACAGTTGTGGGGGTAAGATTTAA
- a CDS encoding putative glycoside hydrolase: protein MKKVMALIILLIAGVFLLTGCSISSLVSQALHGPDYGSDAPCTVTLSHSSRKGPGAKSAPLPKPGPDPKPALPTVSQAQAQIQTQTQPQTQTQTRAQIQPQTHFDEATSWKQSVDSSIATSDVPRITVSPDQVKALYATGWVAGMPGRLNDLIELIKSTELNAIVIDLKDDTGLLTYASNVALARKIGASYKKVKDIRALVNICRKENIYPIARIVVFKDPVLAKRRPDLAIKDAGGRIWCDRKGIAWVDPNKREVWEYNVQIAKEAAGFGFAEVQFDYVRFPDEASFKALSKQTESSRVGTINSFLKYAKEELSPYRILLSVDVFGLTCSASDDMGIGQRIGEIAKIVDYVSPMVYPSHFTRSSYGLKDPDQRPFETVKKSLTDGLGRIAGARAKMRPWLQDFSLRHEYGEDEVRAQIKASHELGIGTWMLWNPSSKFTSAAVRQKLPGVARVASNTTPATSNITLAASGVTQVAPGVTQIVSKTSPQPASPSQLQSCPSSPTPSSSTSPPPIAPSSAIATSSPAPSSPPSLASPTPSSTEPSLSLSPSSSPYEEGAAGTGGRSKDTPNSELGAPEVSSSESEAQGTSSLDDSATTTPEAPPPGSADTYEQLPD, encoded by the coding sequence TTGAAAAAGGTCATGGCTCTCATCATACTATTAATCGCTGGAGTGTTCTTGCTGACTGGTTGCAGTATTTCGAGTCTTGTTTCGCAGGCGCTTCATGGGCCGGATTATGGCTCTGATGCCCCTTGCACTGTCACCCTCAGTCATTCGTCTAGGAAAGGACCTGGCGCCAAATCTGCGCCATTGCCCAAACCTGGTCCCGATCCTAAGCCTGCATTGCCGACCGTATCTCAGGCCCAGGCTCAGATTCAAACTCAAACTCAACCCCAAACCCAGACTCAGACCCGGGCTCAAATCCAACCCCAAACCCATTTCGATGAAGCAACTTCCTGGAAGCAGTCTGTTGATTCGTCCATTGCTACATCTGATGTACCTCGAATAACTGTTTCACCAGATCAGGTCAAGGCACTATATGCGACCGGGTGGGTTGCCGGCATGCCAGGTCGTCTCAATGATCTCATCGAACTTATCAAGTCGACGGAACTCAATGCCATAGTGATCGACCTCAAAGATGACACAGGGCTCCTGACTTATGCCTCAAATGTGGCACTAGCAAGGAAGATCGGCGCATCATATAAGAAGGTCAAGGATATCCGCGCTCTTGTAAACATCTGCCGTAAGGAGAATATCTACCCCATCGCCAGGATAGTCGTCTTCAAGGACCCTGTTCTAGCCAAAAGGCGCCCCGATCTTGCCATAAAGGATGCTGGCGGCAGGATATGGTGTGATCGCAAAGGGATAGCTTGGGTCGACCCGAACAAGCGTGAGGTATGGGAGTACAATGTGCAAATTGCCAAGGAAGCCGCGGGGTTCGGGTTTGCAGAGGTTCAATTCGATTACGTAAGGTTCCCGGATGAGGCTTCCTTTAAGGCTTTGAGCAAACAGACGGAGTCATCTAGGGTCGGCACGATAAATTCGTTCCTGAAATATGCAAAAGAGGAACTCTCGCCATACAGAATACTTTTATCTGTGGATGTCTTCGGGCTCACTTGTTCTGCTTCCGACGATATGGGTATAGGTCAAAGGATAGGGGAAATCGCCAAGATAGTGGATTATGTATCTCCAATGGTCTATCCATCTCACTTTACCCGCAGTTCCTATGGCTTGAAGGATCCAGACCAAAGGCCCTTCGAGACTGTCAAGAAAAGCCTGACAGATGGACTTGGTCGCATCGCCGGGGCCAGAGCAAAGATGCGCCCCTGGCTCCAGGATTTCAGTTTGAGGCACGAATATGGAGAGGATGAGGTAAGAGCTCAAATCAAGGCTTCCCATGAACTCGGAATAGGCACCTGGATGTTGTGGAATCCCTCGTCAAAGTTTACTTCTGCGGCAGTGCGACAGAAATTGCCCGGTGTCGCGCGCGTGGCGTCCAACACCACGCCTGCGACGTCCAATATCACGCTTGCGGCATCCGGCGTCACGCAAGTGGCTCCCGGCGTCACGCAAATCGTGAGCAAGACGTCTCCCCAGCCGGCATCGCCGTCGCAATTGCAATCATGTCCCTCGTCGCCGACGCCATCGTCGTCTACATCTCCGCCTCCAATAGCGCCGTCATCAGCAATAGCAACCTCATCACCAGCGCCGTCATCCCCACCGTCATTAGCCTCACCCACCCCATCATCTACGGAGCCATCTCTATCTCTGTCACCGTCTTCGTCCCCATATGAGGAGGGGGCTGCGGGAACCGGGGGCAGGTCCAAGGATACGCCGAACTCAGAACTCGGGGCTCCGGAGGTATCCAGCTCAGAAAGTGAGGCTCAGGGGACATCGAGCTTAGACGATTCAGCGACAACCACGCCGGAGGCCCCACCGCCCGGATCTGCTGATACCTATGAACAGCTGCCCGATTGA